From a region of the Streptomyces sp. NBC_01454 genome:
- a CDS encoding CsbD family protein — MSASEKAKAKAEQAAGKVKKEAGRAVGNESAAVEGSAKESKGDLRGAKEKAKDAFKD, encoded by the coding sequence ATGAGCGCCAGCGAAAAGGCCAAGGCCAAGGCTGAGCAGGCCGCCGGCAAGGTCAAGAAGGAAGCAGGGCGCGCAGTCGGAAACGAAAGCGCCGCTGTTGAAGGCTCGGCGAAGGAATCCAAGGGAGACCTCCGCGGTGCCAAGGAAAAGGCCAAGGACGCCTTCAAGGACTGA
- a CDS encoding FUSC family protein: MADERRVGSTQQSRPARSAQWWRRAWGWEGHERHTVLLIGKSTLAATLAWVLSSNVLHAQSPAFAPFSAVLIMQVTVYQSLLQSTRYVGAVAAGVAVQAALGFLGGPDLLTFALVALVALSIGRWPALGSQGSQVATAAFFAFSTYLSATSDLDKITQLGQIILLVLIGCGVGVLVNVTVFPPLRLRGAEHGIRSLADAQRDLVSDMYPALRRGELDEERAAHWRERADRTGELVAQARTGLRTARESIQYNPRRLLRRHRGRTSFEGYGAVLEALERTLYQLASLTRSLDQWSKAEHEEHHNYRSFLRCYADFMESIAEINQVLAALDEDKLNAHAPQLCRLSDQAQQCRHRVSEQAEQDDLPLMDPAHPYGVLVLEATRLMEEFQYTCDVLQHHVDQRAT; the protein is encoded by the coding sequence GTGGCAGACGAGCGGCGGGTGGGTTCGACTCAGCAGAGCCGGCCGGCCCGGTCCGCTCAGTGGTGGCGGCGCGCATGGGGGTGGGAGGGCCATGAGCGTCACACGGTGCTGCTGATCGGGAAGAGCACGCTCGCCGCCACGCTCGCCTGGGTGCTCTCCTCCAACGTCCTCCACGCGCAGTCGCCGGCGTTCGCGCCGTTCTCCGCGGTGCTGATCATGCAGGTGACGGTCTACCAGTCGCTCCTGCAGTCCACGCGCTACGTGGGGGCGGTGGCCGCGGGTGTGGCAGTGCAGGCCGCTCTTGGGTTTCTGGGCGGCCCTGACCTGCTGACTTTCGCTCTGGTGGCGTTGGTCGCGCTCTCCATCGGGCGGTGGCCCGCCCTTGGCTCGCAGGGCTCGCAGGTGGCCACCGCGGCGTTCTTCGCGTTCTCCACCTATCTCTCCGCCACCTCCGACCTCGACAAGATCACCCAGCTCGGACAGATCATCCTGCTGGTCCTCATCGGGTGCGGTGTCGGCGTCCTGGTGAACGTGACCGTCTTCCCGCCGTTGCGGCTTCGCGGCGCCGAACACGGCATCCGCTCCCTCGCCGACGCGCAGCGCGACCTGGTCAGCGACATGTACCCGGCGCTGCGCCGAGGAGAACTCGACGAGGAACGCGCCGCACACTGGCGGGAGCGGGCCGACCGGACCGGAGAACTCGTCGCCCAGGCCCGGACGGGCCTGCGAACGGCCCGCGAAAGCATCCAGTACAACCCGCGCCGCCTCCTGCGCCGACACCGCGGCCGCACGAGTTTCGAGGGCTATGGCGCGGTACTGGAAGCACTGGAGCGGACGCTCTACCAGCTGGCATCCCTCACCCGCAGCCTGGACCAGTGGAGCAAGGCGGAACACGAGGAACACCACAACTACCGGTCTTTCCTGCGGTGTTATGCCGACTTCATGGAGTCCATCGCCGAGATCAACCAGGTCCTCGCCGCACTCGACGAGGACAAGCTGAATGCGCATGCCCCGCAGCTGTGCCGGCTGTCGGACCAGGCACAGCAGTGCCGCCACCGCGTGAGCGAACAGGCCGAGCAGGACGACCTGCCACTCATGGACCCGGCTCATCCGTACGGAGTCCTCGTCCTCGAGGCCACCCGCCTCATGGAGGAATTCCAGTACACCTGCGACGTACTCCAGCACCACGTCGACCAGCGAGCCACGTAG
- a CDS encoding YhgE/Pip family protein, translating into MRAVKLALLELRRFRGPMRRLVPVLLCLVPLLYGAMYLWANWDPYGKTDRMPVAVVNQDQLAHAPQGRRVNAGDQLVQQLKASGTFDWHFVGPDEARDGLEHGRYFFTIAIPSDFSRKLATGADTRPQQAGIHIELNDAHNYIAGIMTEVVQNKLQEQVNSAAHAAYVRGIYGELSDVRDKLSTAADGAHRLVGATRVAQQGTSTVTSATSTLRDGAGGVSAGARQIARAAGQIDDLSGRLDRAAADRLPGAVSALVTTARLTTDGLDAVHTATGATRKGTSRAVADLTDLADSHPELRDDPVYRSALSHARDLDSTATDLDGRAAAAENNARRSLRDAEHLQGDLGSLRNDVLALHTPLRLVDTGSHSAADGARGLVDGLGTLEKGSGALRSAADQAHDGAFDVSRTVDDGLHKIPRTSPDQVAHAAEVLGTPVHIDRGNLHPAGVYGRGLAPFFFGIALWVFGLFAYLLLRPLNARALAGRVGAFTTAVAGWLPAAVLGAVGALVLYGVVDLTLGLSPVHRFAMVALLVTAAAAFVAVDHCLRTVFGVPGDVLSLVLLILQLTASGGLYPLPTEPAFFQVLNPLLPMTYLVDGLRVTVSGGLTANLLRDFVVLFLFTAGFLALTALAVRRQRVWTIGRLHPDVSL; encoded by the coding sequence ATGAGAGCCGTCAAGCTGGCGCTGCTGGAACTCCGGCGCTTCCGGGGACCGATGCGCCGACTCGTCCCCGTCCTGCTCTGCCTGGTGCCGTTGCTGTACGGCGCCATGTACCTCTGGGCGAACTGGGATCCGTACGGCAAGACCGACCGCATGCCGGTCGCCGTCGTCAACCAGGACCAGCTGGCGCATGCCCCGCAGGGCCGCCGGGTGAACGCCGGCGACCAGCTGGTCCAGCAGCTCAAGGCGTCCGGCACCTTCGACTGGCACTTCGTCGGGCCGGACGAGGCACGGGACGGACTGGAGCACGGCCGCTACTTCTTCACCATCGCCATCCCCTCCGACTTCAGCCGCAAGCTCGCCACCGGCGCCGACACCCGACCGCAACAGGCGGGCATCCATATCGAACTCAACGATGCCCACAACTACATCGCCGGCATCATGACCGAAGTGGTGCAGAACAAGCTGCAGGAGCAGGTCAACTCCGCCGCCCACGCCGCCTATGTGCGCGGCATCTACGGCGAGTTGTCGGACGTACGCGACAAGCTGTCCACCGCGGCTGACGGCGCCCACCGGCTGGTGGGCGCCACCCGCGTGGCACAGCAGGGCACGTCCACGGTCACGTCGGCGACGTCCACGCTGCGCGACGGCGCCGGGGGCGTCTCCGCCGGGGCGCGGCAGATCGCCCGTGCCGCCGGGCAGATCGACGACCTCTCCGGCCGCCTCGACCGGGCCGCGGCCGACCGCCTGCCCGGAGCCGTATCCGCCCTGGTGACCACCGCCCGGCTGACCACGGACGGTCTGGACGCGGTGCACACCGCCACCGGCGCCACCCGCAAGGGCACCTCGCGTGCCGTGGCGGACCTCACCGATCTCGCCGATTCCCACCCCGAGTTGCGGGACGACCCGGTCTACCGCAGTGCGCTCAGCCACGCCCGGGACCTGGACTCCACCGCCACCGACCTCGACGGCCGGGCCGCCGCCGCCGAGAACAACGCCCGGCGCTCCCTCCGCGACGCCGAACACCTCCAGGGCGACCTCGGCTCGCTCAGGAACGATGTGCTGGCCCTGCACACCCCGCTCCGGCTCGTCGACACCGGTTCCCACAGCGCCGCCGACGGCGCGCGCGGCCTGGTCGACGGGCTCGGCACCTTGGAAAAGGGCTCCGGGGCCCTGCGCTCCGCGGCCGACCAGGCACACGATGGCGCCTTTGACGTCTCGCGCACCGTGGACGACGGACTGCACAAGATTCCCCGCACCAGCCCCGACCAGGTCGCCCACGCCGCCGAGGTACTGGGCACACCCGTACACATCGATCGCGGCAATCTGCATCCGGCGGGGGTCTACGGGCGCGGACTGGCCCCGTTCTTCTTCGGCATCGCCCTGTGGGTGTTCGGCCTCTTCGCCTACCTGTTGCTGCGTCCGCTCAACGCCCGTGCGCTGGCCGGCCGGGTCGGCGCGTTCACCACCGCCGTCGCGGGGTGGCTGCCGGCCGCGGTGCTCGGCGCCGTGGGGGCGCTCGTGCTGTACGGCGTCGTCGACCTCACCCTGGGCCTCAGTCCTGTCCACCGCTTCGCGATGGTCGCGCTGCTGGTCACCGCGGCAGCGGCCTTCGTCGCCGTCGACCACTGTCTGCGCACCGTCTTCGGAGTGCCGGGCGACGTCCTGTCACTGGTCCTGCTCATCCTCCAACTCACGGCCTCCGGCGGGCTCTACCCGCTGCCCACCGAACCGGCGTTCTTCCAGGTGCTGAACCCCCTCCTCCCGATGACGTACCTGGTCGACGGACTGCGGGTCACCGTCTCGGGCGGTCTCACCGCGAACCTGCTGCGGGACTTCGTCGTCCTCTTCCTCTTCACGGCCGGCTTTCTCGCCCTGACCGCCCTCGCCGTACGACGCCAACGGGTGTGGACCATCGGGCGGCTCCACCCCGACGTCTCCCTGTGA
- a CDS encoding hydrophobic protein: MVPLLLVLLLALLLFGAGFALKALWIVAVIVLAVWLLGFVLRSAGAGGKRGRWYRW, from the coding sequence ATGGTTCCCCTGCTGCTCGTTCTTCTTCTCGCACTGCTCCTTTTCGGTGCCGGATTCGCTCTCAAGGCCCTTTGGATTGTCGCGGTGATCGTTCTCGCGGTGTGGCTGCTCGGATTTGTGCTGCGTTCCGCGGGAGCTGGTGGAAAGCGCGGCCGCTGGTACCGCTGGTAG
- a CDS encoding Fpg/Nei family DNA glycosylase yields MPELPDVEGFRRVLVACGRRCVTDIEVRDAGVLRGVTEKRLCKEGEGSRLGRAWRHGKWLFAPTEGGPAFVFHFGMTGSLWCCSPDEPYATHDRLVFTLDDVRSLRYRDQRKLQGVRWADEAAVERILDRLGPDALAVDRAELTELLSGRRGAVKSALMDQSVLAGLGNLLCDEILWRARIDPRTPARELSGTEDRRLHAAMGRVLRTSVRAGCVPPRRTWLTGRRDDSTPLCPRCGRPLNSGRTAGRRTVWCPHCQP; encoded by the coding sequence ATGCCCGAGCTGCCGGATGTTGAGGGATTCCGTCGGGTGCTGGTCGCCTGTGGCCGACGGTGTGTCACCGACATCGAGGTGCGTGACGCCGGGGTGCTGCGGGGTGTCACCGAGAAGCGGCTGTGCAAGGAAGGCGAGGGAAGCCGGCTCGGGAGGGCCTGGCGGCACGGCAAGTGGTTGTTCGCGCCCACGGAGGGCGGCCCCGCTTTCGTCTTTCACTTCGGGATGACGGGATCACTGTGGTGCTGTTCCCCCGACGAGCCGTACGCCACCCATGACCGCCTCGTATTCACCCTCGACGACGTCCGTAGCCTGCGCTACCGCGATCAACGCAAGCTCCAGGGAGTGCGGTGGGCCGACGAGGCGGCCGTCGAACGGATTCTGGACCGGCTGGGGCCCGACGCGCTGGCCGTGGACCGGGCGGAGTTGACGGAGCTGTTGTCCGGGCGGCGGGGCGCCGTCAAGAGTGCGCTGATGGACCAGTCCGTGCTCGCGGGTCTCGGCAATCTGCTGTGTGACGAGATTCTCTGGCGGGCCCGGATCGATCCCCGGACACCGGCGCGCGAGCTGAGCGGCACGGAGGACCGGCGCCTCCACGCGGCGATGGGCCGGGTCCTGCGTACCTCCGTGCGCGCCGGCTGTGTGCCGCCGCGGCGTACCTGGCTCACGGGGCGCAGGGACGACAGCACGCCGCTGTGCCCCCGGTGCGGCCGGCCGCTGAACTCCGGCCGCACGGCCGGACGCCGCACCGTCTGGTGTCCGCACTGCCAGCCCTGA
- a CDS encoding SDR family oxidoreductase, with protein MTAAPGDPGPPPRRDLAGQTVVVIGAGAGIGLETARHVQAGGGRLILVGRNPERLQRAAHALHPLSTAAFDATDTDRLQQFFQELAEPVDHVMVTAGSPSYRPLSGMDLDAARREFEDRLALTLGVALYSREKVRPGGTLLFMGGTGGRRPAVGMTLMSALTAALSALTANLALELAPIRVNLIAAGFVDTPLSASLLGDQLETRRAELRATLPIRRVVEPADVAALAVHLMCNDALTGGTYDIDGGQQLLPR; from the coding sequence ATGACCGCGGCGCCCGGCGATCCCGGTCCGCCGCCTCGCCGCGATCTCGCCGGCCAGACCGTCGTGGTGATCGGCGCCGGCGCGGGGATCGGCCTCGAGACCGCCCGCCACGTACAGGCCGGTGGCGGCAGGCTCATCCTGGTCGGCCGCAATCCGGAACGGCTGCAACGAGCCGCACACGCACTTCATCCGCTCAGTACGGCAGCGTTCGACGCGACCGACACCGACCGCCTCCAGCAGTTCTTCCAGGAACTGGCCGAACCCGTCGACCATGTGATGGTGACGGCCGGCAGCCCCTCCTACCGGCCCTTGTCCGGCATGGATCTCGACGCCGCCCGCCGGGAGTTCGAGGACCGGCTCGCCCTGACCCTCGGCGTCGCCCTCTACAGCCGGGAAAAGGTTCGCCCCGGCGGCACGCTGCTGTTCATGGGCGGCACCGGCGGCCGGCGCCCCGCTGTCGGCATGACCCTCATGTCCGCCCTGACGGCCGCGCTGTCCGCCCTCACCGCCAATCTGGCGCTCGAACTGGCGCCGATCCGGGTGAACCTCATCGCTGCCGGCTTCGTCGACACACCCCTGTCCGCCTCGCTGCTGGGCGATCAGCTCGAGACCCGGCGCGCGGAGCTGCGCGCCACGCTTCCCATCCGACGGGTGGTCGAGCCGGCGGACGTCGCCGCGCTGGCCGTCCACCTCATGTGCAACGACGCCCTGACCGGCGGCACGTACGACATCGACGGCGGGCAGCAGCTCCTCCCCCGCTGA
- a CDS encoding SDR family NAD(P)-dependent oxidoreductase, translating to MQVLPAAPSVEGLTAVVTGGSRGLGFLMARQLLSRGCDVVLLARDAAELDRAVGKLTRARGCVVRGVVCDVRDGAAVRECFAEIARPHGRLDIVIANAGIIQVGPAESLGAEGFRDAMDAIFHGALNTALAALPYLRRSPAGGRLALVGSVGGLLAVPHLLPYSCAKSAVAALAEGLHAEEAAHGVTVTGVHPGLMRTGSHLHARFGGDRRREYAWFQALAGAPVLSMNAERAAERIVSAVQRRRSRIVLTPAAKLGAVAHGVAPVFTTRLLSAVSRLLPRDGGSGTAEGLRIEAEEQPPARRLRGVLGVLNERAAGRFNQRG from the coding sequence ATGCAGGTGTTGCCGGCCGCTCCCTCGGTCGAAGGGCTCACCGCCGTGGTCACCGGCGGCTCACGCGGCCTCGGCTTCCTGATGGCCCGTCAACTCCTGTCCCGTGGCTGCGATGTGGTGCTGCTGGCACGCGACGCGGCCGAACTGGACCGGGCGGTCGGCAAACTCACCAGGGCGAGGGGCTGCGTGGTGCGCGGCGTGGTGTGCGATGTGCGCGACGGCGCTGCGGTGCGGGAGTGTTTCGCCGAGATCGCGCGGCCCCACGGCCGGCTGGACATCGTCATCGCCAACGCGGGCATCATCCAGGTCGGCCCGGCGGAATCCCTCGGGGCCGAAGGGTTCCGCGACGCCATGGACGCCATCTTCCACGGGGCTCTGAACACCGCGCTCGCCGCTCTTCCCTACCTCCGGCGCAGTCCGGCGGGCGGCCGGCTGGCGCTCGTCGGGTCGGTCGGCGGCCTGCTGGCGGTGCCGCATCTGTTGCCGTACTCGTGCGCCAAGTCGGCGGTCGCCGCACTGGCCGAAGGGCTGCACGCGGAGGAGGCCGCACACGGGGTGACCGTCACCGGGGTGCATCCCGGACTCATGCGGACCGGCTCGCATCTGCACGCCCGGTTCGGCGGTGACCGGCGGCGCGAGTACGCCTGGTTCCAGGCGCTGGCCGGTGCGCCCGTCCTGTCGATGAACGCCGAGCGGGCGGCGGAGCGCATCGTCTCCGCGGTGCAGCGACGCCGGTCGCGGATCGTGCTCACCCCCGCGGCGAAACTGGGTGCGGTGGCGCACGGCGTGGCACCGGTGTTCACCACTCGGCTGCTGTCGGCGGTGAGCCGGCTGCTGCCTCGCGACGGCGGCTCCGGCACGGCGGAGGGCCTGCGGATCGAGGCGGAGGAACAGCCGCCCGCCCGGCGGTTGCGCGGGGTACTGGGCGTACTCAACGAACGGGCAGCCGGGCGCTTCAACCAGCGGGGGTGA
- a CDS encoding alpha/beta fold hydrolase — protein sequence MISRRTFGKTVGKGAAAASAAALSTACSTAVSGDHQQARQAADRSTQRSAKEASFGPLKQVRAGVLKVGYAEAGPAHGPAVILLHGWPYDIHSYVAVAPLLAARGYRVIVPYLRGHGTTRFLSSKTFRNAQQSVFALDIIALMDALRIDKAILAGYDWGSRTADIIAALWPERVKGLVSVSGYLITNRAANKKPLPPKLEWAWWYQFYFATERGQLGLERNRRELARLIWKFNSPTWDFDAATFDRTAAAFSNPDYVGIVLHNYRWRLSLAEGDPRYDGLERRLAEGPVITVPTITLDGADDPFTPAGGGSSYRDKFSGRYAHRTLKGIGHNVPQEAPGDFAQAVVDVVDVVDVDGVRTAERRPSK from the coding sequence ATGATCAGCAGGAGAACCTTCGGGAAGACTGTCGGCAAAGGAGCGGCCGCCGCTTCGGCAGCGGCCCTTTCCACGGCCTGCTCCACGGCCGTGTCCGGCGACCACCAGCAGGCCCGTCAGGCGGCCGACCGCAGCACACAACGCTCGGCAAAGGAAGCGTCTTTCGGCCCGTTGAAGCAGGTCAGGGCCGGCGTCCTGAAGGTGGGATACGCCGAGGCGGGCCCGGCCCACGGCCCTGCGGTCATCCTTCTGCACGGCTGGCCCTACGACATTCACAGCTACGTTGCGGTCGCACCTTTGCTTGCGGCCAGGGGGTACCGGGTCATCGTGCCGTATCTGCGCGGCCACGGCACGACGCGGTTCCTGTCGAGCAAGACATTCCGGAACGCCCAGCAGTCGGTATTCGCCCTCGACATCATCGCTTTGATGGACGCCCTGCGGATCGACAAGGCGATCCTCGCCGGCTACGACTGGGGATCGCGGACGGCGGACATCATCGCCGCCCTGTGGCCGGAACGGGTCAAGGGGCTGGTATCCGTGAGCGGATATCTGATCACGAATCGTGCGGCCAACAAGAAACCCTTGCCGCCGAAGCTCGAGTGGGCGTGGTGGTATCAGTTCTACTTCGCCACGGAGCGAGGCCAGCTCGGCCTCGAGCGGAACCGGCGCGAGTTGGCGCGGCTGATCTGGAAATTCAACTCCCCGACCTGGGATTTCGATGCTGCCACGTTCGATCGCACTGCGGCGGCGTTCAGCAATCCGGACTATGTCGGCATCGTGCTCCATAACTACCGCTGGCGCCTGAGCCTGGCCGAGGGGGACCCGCGCTACGACGGCCTCGAGCGGCGCCTCGCCGAGGGTCCCGTGATCACCGTGCCCACGATCACCCTTGACGGCGCGGACGATCCCTTCACGCCCGCGGGTGGCGGCTCGTCCTACCGCGACAAATTCAGTGGTCGGTATGCGCACCGAACGCTGAAGGGCATCGGACACAATGTGCCCCAAGAGGCACCCGGAGACTTCGCCCAGGCCGTCGTGGACGTGGTGGACGTGGTGGACGTCGATGGCGTTCGCACGGCCGAGCGGCGGCCGTCGAAGTGA
- a CDS encoding DUF6479 family protein, whose translation MVVALLIGAFAWGRRVRSREPGPPRPEEQPRLPNGKAVGDVVERREPDEFPRTHRRRKPHELKGDGIESRPASGRRDRTR comes from the coding sequence TTGGTCGTAGCCCTGCTGATCGGCGCCTTCGCCTGGGGGCGGCGTGTCAGGTCCCGGGAACCGGGCCCGCCCCGCCCCGAGGAGCAACCGCGACTGCCGAACGGCAAGGCGGTGGGCGACGTGGTGGAGCGCCGGGAACCCGATGAGTTCCCACGGACACACCGGCGGCGGAAGCCGCACGAGCTGAAGGGCGACGGGATCGAGTCCCGCCCCGCCTCCGGCCGACGCGACCGGACACGGTGA
- a CDS encoding Rieske (2Fe-2S) protein encodes MITPMERVVRALPLGRARDVLHGLPIGHPLHPVLVQVPIGAWLSSAVLDVVPGHRRGARLLIGVGVLAAAPASWAGWVDWAEQHADQKRTGLVHAMSTAVAVGLYAQSWVQRGRGRTALGKVLGMAGLCAAGAGGMLGGHLAFRQAAGPNKAEPVPHLLEDTWQTMGSVLDFPVGEAVRRQLGEVPLLVVRQTGGDIRVLADRCSHLSGPLSEGTVAEGCVQCPWHGSVFRLVDGANVRGPATAPQPSFQVRVDEAGTVQVRLPGAG; translated from the coding sequence ATGATCACCCCGATGGAGCGGGTGGTGCGTGCTCTTCCCTTGGGGCGGGCGCGTGATGTGCTGCACGGACTGCCCATCGGCCATCCCCTCCACCCGGTGCTGGTACAGGTGCCGATCGGGGCGTGGCTGTCCTCCGCCGTGCTGGATGTCGTGCCCGGTCATCGCCGCGGGGCCCGCCTGCTGATCGGGGTGGGCGTCCTCGCTGCCGCTCCCGCCTCGTGGGCGGGCTGGGTGGACTGGGCCGAGCAGCACGCGGACCAGAAGCGCACCGGTCTGGTGCACGCGATGTCGACTGCCGTGGCCGTCGGCCTGTACGCGCAGTCATGGGTGCAGCGTGGCCGCGGCCGTACGGCGCTGGGCAAGGTGCTCGGCATGGCGGGCCTGTGCGCGGCGGGCGCCGGCGGGATGCTCGGCGGACACCTCGCGTTCCGCCAGGCCGCGGGTCCCAACAAGGCGGAGCCCGTACCGCACCTGCTGGAGGACACCTGGCAGACGATGGGAAGCGTGCTGGACTTCCCGGTGGGTGAGGCCGTGCGCCGGCAGCTGGGCGAAGTGCCGCTGCTCGTCGTCCGCCAGACGGGCGGGGACATCCGCGTCCTCGCCGACCGCTGCAGTCATCTGTCCGGCCCCCTGTCGGAGGGCACGGTCGCCGAGGGGTGCGTGCAGTGCCCCTGGCACGGCAGCGTCTTCCGGCTCGTGGACGGCGCGAATGTCCGCGGCCCGGCGACAGCTCCGCAGCCCTCCTTCCAGGTGCGCGTCGATGAGGCCGGAACCGTCCAGGTCCGGCTGCCGGGCGCCGGGTGA
- a CDS encoding ATP-binding cassette domain-containing protein — protein sequence MTAAGVDVVARGVSVRGPRGPVFEGVDLDVPAGGLLAAHGPAGSGRTSLLLALAGRMRLSGGALRVGGHVLPAEGRRVRRMVALARAAPAVDLEGRLRVREAMAERCLTSPGVTERRIREAFETLDLAPRGEDLVEDLGPADRLLLATALALAEQPGALVVDDVDDGLPPDAHGPVWQALRRVQEHGPTVLVGCLRPPPPTPGLSTLLLPRRSRDRLPAGTAAVREDADT from the coding sequence ATGACAGCTGCTGGAGTCGACGTGGTGGCCCGCGGGGTGAGCGTGCGGGGGCCGAGAGGCCCGGTGTTCGAGGGAGTGGACCTGGATGTGCCGGCGGGCGGACTGCTGGCCGCGCACGGCCCGGCCGGCTCCGGGCGTACCTCTCTGCTGCTTGCGCTCGCCGGACGGATGCGGCTCTCCGGCGGAGCCCTCCGCGTCGGTGGGCACGTCCTGCCCGCCGAGGGGCGACGGGTACGCAGGATGGTCGCCCTCGCCCGGGCCGCGCCCGCGGTCGACCTCGAAGGACGGCTGCGGGTGCGCGAAGCGATGGCCGAACGCTGCCTGACCAGCCCCGGTGTGACGGAGCGTCGCATCCGCGAGGCCTTCGAGACCCTGGACCTCGCCCCACGAGGGGAAGACCTGGTCGAGGACCTCGGCCCGGCCGACAGGCTGCTGCTGGCGACCGCACTGGCCCTCGCCGAACAGCCCGGCGCCCTCGTGGTCGACGACGTCGACGACGGCCTGCCGCCCGACGCGCACGGACCCGTGTGGCAGGCCCTGCGCCGGGTCCAGGAGCACGGCCCCACCGTGCTGGTCGGCTGCCTCCGTCCGCCCCCGCCCACTCCCGGTCTGAGCACGCTGTTATTGCCGCGGCGCAGCCGGGACCGCCTCCCGGCCGGGACGGCCGCTGTCCGAGAGGACGCCGACACATGA
- a CDS encoding FAD-dependent oxidoreductase, giving the protein MDQATSPARTVILTVDDDPGVSRAVARDLRRRYGASYRVVRAESGESALDALRELKLRGGPVAVIVADYRMPEMNGIEFLEQALDIYPDARRVLLTAYADTDAAIDAINVVDLDHYLLKPWEPPEEKLYPILDDLLQAWRATDHRPVAVTKVVGHRWSARSSAVREFLARNQVPYRWYSSDDPEGRRLLCAAGQDGLRLPLVITPDGTALIEPEDRELAARVGLATTPATDFYDLVVIGGGPAGLGAAVYGASEGLRTVLVERSATGGQAGQSSRIENYLGFPDGVSGAQLTDRARRQAAKFGAEILTTREVTGLEVNGASRVVRFSDGSAVAAHSVILATGVSYRQLDAPHVTELTGCGVFYGSALTEAAACQGHDVYIVGGANSAGQAAIYLARSAKSVTVLVRKPSLTTSMSHYLVQQVDDTPTISVRTHTVVDAAHGAHQLEQLTLRDTATGDTELVDAQWMFVFIGAAPRTDWLEGTVLRDSHGFILAGPDLTADGNPPDGWELSRPPYHLETNVPGVFVAGDARAESAKRVASAVGEGAMAVMLVHRYLEQS; this is encoded by the coding sequence ATGGATCAGGCCACCAGTCCGGCGCGGACCGTCATCCTGACCGTGGACGACGATCCGGGCGTGTCGCGAGCTGTCGCCCGCGATCTGCGGCGACGCTACGGCGCGTCGTACCGCGTCGTCCGCGCGGAGTCCGGCGAGTCCGCCCTCGACGCCCTGCGCGAGCTGAAGCTCCGCGGCGGCCCCGTCGCGGTGATCGTGGCCGACTACCGGATGCCGGAGATGAACGGCATCGAGTTCCTCGAGCAGGCTCTCGACATCTACCCCGACGCCCGGCGGGTGCTGCTGACCGCGTACGCGGACACCGACGCGGCCATCGACGCGATCAATGTCGTCGACCTCGACCACTACCTCCTCAAGCCCTGGGAGCCGCCCGAGGAGAAGCTCTACCCCATCCTCGACGATCTGCTGCAGGCCTGGCGGGCCACCGACCACCGGCCGGTGGCCGTCACCAAGGTCGTCGGGCACCGCTGGTCGGCGCGTTCCTCGGCCGTACGGGAGTTCCTGGCCCGCAACCAGGTGCCGTACCGCTGGTACTCGTCCGACGACCCGGAGGGCCGCCGGCTGCTGTGCGCGGCGGGCCAGGACGGCCTGCGGCTCCCGCTTGTGATCACTCCGGACGGCACGGCCCTCATCGAGCCCGAGGACCGGGAGCTCGCCGCCCGGGTCGGCCTCGCGACGACCCCGGCAACCGACTTCTACGACCTCGTCGTCATCGGCGGCGGGCCGGCCGGTCTGGGTGCGGCGGTGTACGGGGCGTCCGAGGGCCTGCGGACCGTCCTCGTGGAACGCTCCGCGACCGGCGGCCAGGCGGGCCAGAGCTCGCGCATCGAGAACTATCTCGGCTTCCCCGACGGAGTGTCCGGAGCGCAGCTCACCGACCGGGCCCGGCGGCAGGCGGCGAAGTTCGGGGCCGAGATACTGACCACCCGCGAGGTCACCGGGCTGGAGGTCAATGGCGCGTCGCGCGTCGTGCGGTTCTCGGACGGCTCCGCGGTCGCCGCGCACTCGGTGATCCTCGCTACCGGCGTGTCGTACCGGCAACTGGACGCACCCCACGTGACCGAGCTGACCGGCTGCGGAGTCTTCTACGGTTCGGCCCTGACCGAAGCGGCCGCGTGCCAAGGCCACGACGTGTACATCGTCGGCGGCGCGAACTCCGCCGGCCAGGCCGCGATCTACCTGGCCCGGAGTGCCAAGTCGGTCACCGTGCTGGTGCGCAAGCCGTCCTTGACCACGTCGATGTCGCACTACCTCGTCCAGCAGGTCGACGACACGCCCACGATCTCGGTGCGCACCCACACGGTCGTCGACGCCGCCCACGGCGCGCATCAACTGGAACAGCTCACCCTGCGCGACACGGCGACCGGCGACACCGAACTCGTCGACGCCCAGTGGATGTTCGTCTTCATCGGGGCGGCCCCGCGGACCGACTGGCTGGAGGGCACGGTGCTCCGGGACTCCCACGGGTTCATCCTGGCCGGACCCGATCTGACCGCGGACGGAAACCCGCCGGACGGCTGGGAGCTGAGCCGTCCGCCCTACCACTTGGAAACCAACGTCCCGGGCGTGTTCGTGGCCGGAGACGCCCGCGCCGAGTCCGCCAAGCGTGTCGCTTCCGCGGTAGGAGAGGGAGCCATGGCGGTCATGCTCGTCCACCGATATCTGGAGCAGTCATGA